A stretch of the Perca flavescens isolate YP-PL-M2 chromosome 10, PFLA_1.0, whole genome shotgun sequence genome encodes the following:
- the LOC114562944 gene encoding alpha-1A adrenergic receptor, with the protein MSLSTDNVTNLWKNGSSEELGGTPGASSPVSFTNGSGRNHTEVDLNRAIPLALVLGAFIVFAIAGNILVILSVMCNRHLRTPTHYFIINLAIADLLLGTTVLPVSATLEILDYWVFGRIFCDIWAAVDVLCCTASIMSLCVISIDRYIGVSYPLQYPGIVTEKRALLAMLGVWVLSVVISIGPLLGWKQPPSPDDTVCPITEEPFYALFSSLGSFYIPLIVILVMYCRVYIVAKRTTKNLEAGVMRERMNSGELTLRIHKGSQVQEEPGSSSTGKGRAHQARSSLTVKLLKFSREKKAAKTLGVVVGMFTLCWLPFFLALPIGSFNVNLRPPDLLFKVIFWLGYFNSCLNPIIYPCYNREFKLAFIRILRCQCHQRKRPGWRAYNYCSSNFSSSGHSRKGSADHNSSFLNGSQRTLPSSASPSPSYLSKGLPPCPEGETLYIWGGTTPTPSTPNLLPGRPADCQQGALRGEGRGGKSAEGTTGGIFSFSFGKNRDKGVVNKNSMMPDDRV; encoded by the exons ATGAGTCTGAGCACTGACAATGTCACAAACTTGTGGAAAAATGGTTCCTCGGAGGAACTCGGCGGGACTCCGGGCGCGTCTTCCCCGGTCAGCTTCACCAACGGCTCTGGGAGGAACCACACGGAGGTGGACCTCAACCGAGCCATCCCGCTCGCCCTGGTGCTGGGGGCTTTCATCGTGTTCGCCATCGCGGGCAATATCCTCGTCATCCTCTCGGTGATGTGCAACAGGCACCTGCGGACACCGACACACTACTTCATCATCAACCTGGCCATCGCCGACCTGCTGCTGGGCACCACGGTACTGCCGGTGTCCGCCACTCTGGAGATCTTAGACTACTGGGTGTTCGGCAGGATATTCTGTGACATTTGGGCGGCGGTGGATGTGCTGTGCTGCACTGCGTCCATCATGAGCCTGTGCGTAATATCCATTGACCGCTACATTGGAGTGAGCTACCCGCTGCAGTACCCGGGCATCGTGACGGAGAAGCGGGCTCTGCTGGCCATGCTCGGGGTGTGGGTGCTGTCGGTGGTCATCTCTATCGGACCTTTGCTCGGGTGGAAGCAGCCGCCGTCGCCGGACGACACGGTGTGCCCCATCACAGAGGAGCCGTTTTACGCGCTCTTCTCCTCCCTCGGCTCCTTCTACATCCCTCTCATCGTGATTCTGGTCATGTACTGCAGGGTGTACATAGTCGCCAAACGAACCACAAAGAACCTGGAAGCCGGTGTGATGCGAGAGAGGATGAACTCGGGTGAGCTGACCCTCAGGATCCACAAGGGTTCTCAGGTGCAGGAGGAGCCCGGCAGTTCAAGCACCGGCAAGGGCCGCGCGCACCAAGCGAGAAGTTCCCTCACGGTAAAACTTCTGAAATTCTCCCGGGAGAAGAAAGCAGCAAAAACTTTGGGAGTTGTGGTCGGCATGTTTACGCTTTGTTGGCTGCCCTTCTTTCTCGCCTTACCCATAG GATCTTTTAATGTGAACCTGCGCCCACCAGATCTTCTCTTCAAAGTGATCTTCTGGCTGGGCTACTTTAACAGCTGCCTGAACCCCATCATCTACCCCTGCTACAACCGCGAGTTCAAGCTGGCATTCATCCGCATCCTACGATGCCAGTGTCACCAGCGTAAACGTCCCGGATGGAGGGCCTACAATTACTGCTCCTCCAACTTCAGCTCCTCCGGACACTCGCGCAAAGGCTCAGCAGATCACAACTCTAGCTTCTTGAATGGCAGCCAGCGTACTCTGCCCTCCTCAGCCAGCCCTAGCCCCAGCTACCTGAGCAAAGGTCTTCCACCTTGCCCTGAAGGGGAAACATTATACATCTGGGGGGGCACCACCCCAACTCCCTCCACACCCAACCTGCTGCCTGGCAGACCTGCAGACTGCCAGCAGGGAGCTCTGAGaggggagggaagaggagggaAATCAGCTGAGGGGACTACTGGTGgtattttctctttctcctttggGAAGAATAGAGACAAGGGAGTGGTCAACAAAAACAGTATGATGCCCGATGACAGGGTGTGA
- the LOC114562887 gene encoding caspase-1-like: LIYEGGDPNFFEVFIENPDSHFQLTLRHESETVWTCAIRKDDYQDTGDIQVIYDKELARLRPKLIEKVSNVLIKQLLDDLLEDGVLNDGEKDSILRESCTSADRARCLIDMVRKKGRKASRKIFTHLQSRDPTLSAELGLPSGLPV, translated from the exons CTCATATACGAAGGCGGTGACCCAAACTTCTTTGAAGTGTTCATTGAAAATCCAGACAGTCATTTCCAGCTCACACTCAGACATGAATCTGAAACAGTGTGGACCTGTGCAATTAGAAAAG ATGACTATCAAGACACTGGTGATATTCAGGTGATTTACG ATAAGGAGCTTGCCAGATTGAGGCCTAAACTTATAGAGAAAGTGTCCAATGTACTGATTAAACAGCTGCTGGATGATCTTTTAGAGGATGGTGTCTTGAATGATGGGGAGAAAGACTCAATACTTCGGGAGAGCTGTACCAGTGCAGACAGGGCGCGCTGCCTCATTGACATGGTTAGGAAGAAAGGACGCAAAGCCAGCAGGAAGATATTTACTCACCTTCAAAGCAGAGACCCTACACTCTCTGCTGAGCTGGGGCTGCCCTCTGGCCTACCTGTCTAG
- the LOC114562425 gene encoding LOW QUALITY PROTEIN: NACHT, LRR and PYD domains-containing protein 1b allele 2-like (The sequence of the model RefSeq protein was modified relative to this genomic sequence to represent the inferred CDS: inserted 1 base in 1 codon), with product MADRDFTGIWRGQSGIRNFATGITDLLVSTFTEDGALSVAVKILRQINCNFLAHSLVMEAGGQSFMPGFSGSSISKQHHVDSWKDYLIHDVSDVEPILDELLTKGVIEQESFDKISAXPTSEDKMRELLDGHLKTVEDKDIFYNIIKKWLPKITYKGARVFQQSSVVDTNRVQHKSRMPFAPAIKIGRPIIVNSLTSEISSVGEWIKVEPEVNCVDAGDAPIYSLQSEAGHFKCSVSGLRWVCKEKVSFRYQFGSWEEHMERLETMHYIPAGPLLDITVIAGKLDQAYLPHWICTEDNPTILGKFAVLHIKACGDVVEPVSEVTPSHVKLSQPIFSPRGVLMRAGFRVKMNCKVLIYKTNKAFLTLHVYLIPRDPGLQQTIKNKELSSGYKIIQKPYPEKSLKMRERFILTADMDHAEIYPEKL from the exons ATGGCTGATCGAGACTTCACCGGGAT ttggcgtggccaaagtgggattcgtaattttgccacCGGGATCACAGACCTCCTGGTTTCAACCTTCACCGAGGATGGTGCTCTGTCAGTGGCTGTGAAGATACTGAGACAGATTAACTGCAACTTTCTGGCACATAGTCTAG TCATGGAGGCAGGGGGACAGTCCTTCATGCCTGGTTTCAGCGGCA gttCTATCTCAAAACAGCACCATGTGGATTCATGGAAAGATTACCTGATCCATGATGTGAGCGATGTTGAACCAATTTTGGACGAGCTCCTTACCAAGGGGGTTATTGAACAGGAAAGCTTTGATAAAATCAGCG CTCCAACCTCGGAGGACAAGATGAGGGAGCTCCTTGATGGTCATCTGAAAACTGTTGAAGACAAAGACATCTTCTACAACATCATTAAGAAATGGTTGCCAAAGATAACATATAAAGGAGCAAG AGTGTTTCAGCAGTCGTCAGTAGTTGACACCAACAGAGTCCAACACAAGAGCCGT ATGCCGTTTGCCCCTGCTATAAAGATAGGTAGGCCTATTATAGTCAACTCACTCACAAGTGAAATATCCTCTGTGGGTGAATGGATTAAAGTTGAGCCTGAAGTGAACTGTGTGGATGCAGGGGATGCTCcaatttac AGCCTACAGTCTGAAGCAGGTCATTTTAAATGCAGTGTCTCTGGCTTACGCTGGGTTTGTAAGGAAAAGGTCAGCTTCAGGTACCAGTTTGGCTCTTGGGAGGAACACATGGAGAGACTGGAAACCATGCACTACATCCCTGCAGGCCCCCTACTGGACATTACAGTAATTGCTGGAAAGTTAGACCAAGCTTATCTGCCACACTGGATCTGCACAG AAGACAACCCTACAATTTTAGGCAAGTTTGCAGTCCTACACATAAAGGCCTGTGGAGACGTTGTGGAACCAGTGTCTGAGGTCACACCATCCCATGTAAAGTTGTCCCAGCCAATTTTCTCTCCAAGAGGAGTCCTGATGAGAGCTGGGTTTCGAGTGAAAATGAACTGTAAAGTGTTAATATACAAGACCAACAAAGCATTCCTAACACTACATGTTTATCTGATCCCTCGTGATCCCGGTCTACAACAG ACAATAAAAAACAAGGAATTATCCAGCGGATACAAAATAATCCAAAAGCCATACCCAGAGAAGTCCCTGAAAATGCGCGAACGTTTTATCCTCACAGCCGATATGGACCATGCAGAAATTTACCCTGAG AAATTATAG
- the LOC114563399 gene encoding gastrotropin, translating into MAFTGKYELESQDNYEEFLEIIGLLNAKTEQKVVTEVLQDGKDFTWTQTLPNWTWSNKFTVGQECELATMTGAKFKSPVTMEGDKISIQFPQYHFTAEIIEDKLVMNCITPGEKGVTFKRVSKRI; encoded by the exons ATGGCTTTCACTGGGAAATATGAGCTGGAGAGTCAAGACAACTACGAGGAGTTTCTGGAAATAATCG GGCTCCTCAATGCCAAGACAGAGCAAAAAGTGGTAACGGAGGTGCTTCAGGATGGGAAGGACTTCACCTGGACACAAACCCTTCCCAACTGGACCTGGTCCAACAAGTTCACCGTTGGACAGGAATGTGAGCTGGCGACGATGACAGGGGCTAAATTCAAG TCTCCTGTCACCATGGAAGGCGACAAGATTTCAATCCAGTTTCCTCAGTACCACTTCACAGCAGAGATCATTGAGGATAAGCTAGTGATG AATTGCATCACTCCAGGAGAGAAGGGTGtgactttcaaaagagttaGCAAGAGGATCTAA